The Periplaneta americana isolate PAMFEO1 chromosome 16, P.americana_PAMFEO1_priV1, whole genome shotgun sequence genome segment ttttttttttttttgcttgcagATTTTCATCTATTAATATTGGCGAGTTCAATAAATAACGTTTTTAAGTAGCTTGTGGCATTACTGTATTATTTCATAAACTAACATATCACATATCTGATCGTAACTTATGACCCAGCCTGTACATGTGTATTACAACTGCCCTAATTTTCCAGCAGAAAATTAGAGacaagaaatataaattatcactggtctaaatgtaaatacatatgcCTTATTAGCCTATTCTTGCACGAGAAACATTtcccacaaatatcacatttgaaaggccCTTCGGCTGTGTGTAGGAGTTTATGTCTTCTTAGACTTCTCAATTCCACATAATACTTTCCACATTCATTACATTTAAATGACGGTCTCTCGCCCGTGTGTAGGCGGCAGTGAGTTTTGAGGTTACTCGATTCTgcgaaacactttccacagacatcgcacTTAAACGGCCTTTCCCCGGTGTGAATGCGTGCATGTCTATTTAAAACTGCCTTTAATGAGAAACACATTCCACATACGTCGCATTTAAATGGTCTTTCACCCGTGTGTAGGCGGGAATGAATCCTGAGATAACCAGATACCGGGAAAAACTTTCCACAGACATTGCATTTGAAAGGTCTTTCACCTGTGTGTTTGCGTGCATGTCTGTTTAAAACTGCCGAATCTGAGAAACTCTTAccacacacctcgcatttgaatggaCTCTCTTCTGTGTGCATGCGTGTATGTACCTTCAAATTCCATGATCTTGTGAAAGACTTCCCACAGACATTGCATTTGAATaactttttgtttgtatgtaaggGGAAGTGAAGTTTCAGAGATTCCGGTGTTGCAAAAATCTCGTTGCATATAGTACACTTGGTAGGATTATAGCTTATGTCACTAATATTTGAATAGTCAGCTCTGTTGCTACCACACTGTGTCAATTTGCCTTCTTCATGATCAGTGCCGTTATGTTCTTGTGACACATTCTTCTCAACATCATCCACAATCCTGAAacgaatataataaaatttattgatcttctaaatcaggcctgcacaaggtttgcgctctccgagccagctcacagctcatcagcggaatgcagatattagctgtgctcactataagggtggactggaagaaggggtggatctcgtacaaaatgtacacaaaaggaaatacaataCTAGTAAGAATGTTTAGGAAATGAATTCccattcagtgtttgcaaaactgtcttggactattattaattaataaagaaatatttattatacagaaataatagaaattctatagctgcttaattgtacaatatcattttgttatatttttatttatcagtacatcaaaacggggttttatgctgttggcagctgaaaggagtaatggaacggagaaaaattctctctggcaccgggatttgaacccgggttttcagctctacttgctgatgctttatccaccactaagccacaccggatacaaccccagcGCCAAatagaatcatctcagattaagctccaactcttgggttccctctagtggccgccctctgcattacgtcatagatgtctatgaacgtaggatcgaagtccacacatgtgctgaggtgcactcgttatgagtgactagttggccgggatccgacggaataagcgctgtcttaaatcacgaagtgatttacgcatatcatatatattattttaatgtaccgaagtacatatgatatttccatgcagatattcggCGCCAGGGTTGTATCCGGTGAGGCTTAgtggtggataaagcatcagcacgtagagctgaaaacccgggttcaaatcccggcgccggagagaatttttctccgttccattactctttcatcgtatgatgacgcagaatatctgcatggaaatatcatatgtacttcggtacattaaaataatatatatgatatgcgtaaatcacttcgtgatttaagacggcgcttattccgtcggatcccggccaactagtcactcataatgagtgcacctcagcacatgtgtggacttcggtcctacattcatagacatctatgacgtaatgcagagggcggccactagagggaacccaagagttggggcttaatctgagacaattctattTGGCGCctgggttgtatccggtgtggcttagtggtggacaaagcatcagcacatagagctgaaaacccgggttcaaatcccggcgccggagagaatttttctccattccattactctttcatcagctgaaaggaacagtagcctactgatcgtaatgaaacatcagttacagatcttcgatgtctgcctttattaaagttggttatagaaaacagttgctcgtaaatataaatgttgagccaaacatagcaatcattttcacagccagcttgtgtagtagtggatattattgctaaggtttagtcttgtaaaactcaacgagactagtagtattattcaaacgatctttagcccttaggtcacattgaaatcAATAAGttcgaaatgttaaatgttaaatgttacgttccgtcttttagattcctccatactgtactgtagcagtagttaaggaacgtgaaacagttactgagaataggcctatacactgcactccactagataactgagtggtcgtttccctctcctctaattatagcaagtctatgtcattccgatgtatcttcctctccgtttcagcgagcggtaaacacagttTTCCCACTCCGAAAGAGCGCgcacgctcgttgagcgctgtttttGCAGGTATGTTCTAAATAATCAATGTGGAGAGATGAAAATACATGGGtgattcaataattagtggcaatatttgaagtaacaaagaaaacatttttcgaacagtcacattgttgcagtgctcagtgCTCCAACATGAAGAAATTGTCTCCACACCTCAGGGAGAGAACGGAAACACAGCATCTTGTTGTACTAATATTCAAACAGACTGttctactgctgctataattgccaGTCTGGTTGTAAAGGGAACTCCTCTAAGTGGTAATTTCATTTTCGCGAAAATTTCAAAATCACATGGGCTCATAATTATCTGGGGAgtatggaggatgctccagaatttcccagttccatctgtgaaataaattaaccacaggggcacctatgtgagagcgagcaccaacatgtagcacaataggatgagaattcaggaaatttgaTGTTAGGGACGTATAGCTGGTCGTAAACggtgttccagaaagtaactgtaatatGCACCATTCACATGATTTTCCacaggaactgaatgagtgacAAGGACGTCGTCAAAATCATAAGCAGCAATGAACATGACTTTAAGTGGATCCTGTGAAGCATCTTCGTATTTGCCAAACATTTTAGACACTACAGATAAcattctacaaattaaactcactacaaacatcttataaatgagattattgtgtTCAGACTCACacataacacacatcagatgctcttctttctcattatcagcttgcatcatttaccgctgatagccccaaatacaaacattgttgccactaattattgaataacTCATGTATATTAAGCATTATAAGGAATACaactgattacttacttactaatggcttttaaggaacccggaggttcattgccaccctcacataagcccgccatcggtcctatcctgagcaagattaatccagagtctattgtcatatcccacctccctcaaatccattttaatattatcatcccatctacgtctcggcctccccaaaggtcttattccctacggccttccaactaacactctatatgcatttctggattcgcccatatgtgccacatgccctgccgatctcaaacgtctggatttaatgttcctaattatgtcaggtgaagaatacaatgcgtgcagttctgtgttgtgtaactttctccattctcctgtaacttcatccctcttagccccaaatattttcctaaggaatGTAAGTCATTGACTTTCAAAATTTGGGGGGGATGTAAAGAGTGATATGGTGAAGATTTTTCACCTAGGAATCCACGACCGGAAATGAGAAATGGAGTATCTACAGCATTGAAAGGTGTTACTTTTCCTGTTTTTTTGTGTTGGCGAACTTTCTTCGCATTCAGTAAGTTAACTAAAACATCAGAATAGTTTGAAGAGCTTCACCGACTtttacatttacaataaattttcaAAGTGACGACTACGAATTTCGTTACATAGTGTGAAATGACAAACCATGCTTTGTCTTACTCTCTGGCAGATTTCAAGATTCCCTCTTGTGATATTGAACGCTGTGAAGATGAGCTTAGTAAGCCCATTTACTGTTTCAACTGTTATTGCATACGCAATAACcttcaaatacttttatagtaACAAGTCAGGAGAGGTAAGTTCGGGAGAGCATACAGGGCATACCATTCTAATTACTCGCCTGTGATATGAGGGCCAGACGATCTATGCATGATAGAGCAGCATGATGCGGGTATCACACACACTAACATGCAATTGCAAGGGAATGTCCTCGAGAAGTTTAGGCAAGGTATGCTGAAGAAactctaattttcatttttgttcattgGTGGAAAATCTTCACCACATCACTCTGTACATtgcttaaattttgaaaaaaatcttTCAGTCACATCAAGTAAGTATGGCCCCTAcgacacgcacgcacgcacacacacacacacacatcgaAGGACCCAGATTGCAACATCAGATAATAACGCAGGGGCAAGAAAGAAACGTTTTTCttgatactttgtcttttagatCTGTTCTTGGGTTATTTGGGGTGCCGATTCAGAAAATGGCACTGAATAGACCATAATAGCTCTAGTTTCTTACATATTGTTgaatttatgtaattaataagATAGGTTACAATTCAGCAAGCCTTAGTAGAAACATTCACAAAAGTGAAAAAACCATCTGAAGCATTTGATCtcataataaatgaaaatgaaactaagtatttgaaatgtggtaaccaaaattctattacaaataacctgaaaaTCAATGATATTCAGAATGCCCACATCAGTTAATTTAAATATCTGGTAACAATATTAAACGGCAATAACTCGAtagaagatgaaattaaagaATGAATTACCAATGGCGACAGAGCCTATTTTGCCAACCAAAGCTTATTTAAAAGCAAACTAATAACAAAAGAAGCCAAATTAAGATTATATTGGATCATAATAAGGCCAGTTGTCACGTACGCCTGTGAAACTTGGGTTTTGAAAGAATCAATCaaacaaaaattgttaatttttgaaAGGAGGATTTTAAGAAGAATCTTTGGACCCTGCAAGGATAGAGATGGCAACTGGAGAATAAAAACTAACAAAGAACTAAATGATTCAATACTCaatcaaaatataatacatttcatcAGGGCTATGAGATTAAGTTGGTTTGGCCATGTTAAAAGAATGGAAGATGAGAGGCTAGTGAAAGGTATATATAAATGGAAACTCCTGGGAACTAGAGCAGCGGGTAGACTGAAAAGCCGCTGGGAAGATGATATTGTTAATGATTTGAGGAAGCTAAGAATCACGGATTGGATGATGGTCGTACAGAATAGAAGTTcctagaaaaaaattgttgagaaaaccaagatattcaattttgaagttatagtgccagaagaagaagatgaagaaggttACAATTCAGCATATGTCTCCCCTAACTAAGGTTGTAACTATCTCTTTCGGGCAGGAAGCTGTTTGGACTAGAGATATTCATACAGAAAAGTAGGAGgaataaattctaaattttatttttatatatggaTTTGTaattaaaacagggatttcgttttgaatattctatcatatcataatgctacagagagaaaatatttatcttgttgatctatttagtttttccgatgtgtttgtacattgaaataaagtatatagttgttttcatagctgatcctatgtgacatatttatggattttcagatttttgctctattaactaacttaaacagtgatacagcaaataataaaatttcctatatgtaattatatctctttgtttcgaaaatataagaattcacagtaCAGCTGCCGTAcgataaataaatgtgttttttctttctaatgaaaaattttatattttgcacataagagttattgcagtaacaacgacgatatgatgcTTTGTATGCTTGCAAGACTACTCTTAATATTTGTCTTCATTTtacgagtaaaataaaataaactctcTAGCATTTATTGTTGTCATAGCTCCCTTCGTCCATGATTTCCGAGGTCATTCTTATTAAATGTACAAAACAATCCATGCCATAACAGGTTGAAAATTAACGTCATATGTGATAATTTTAATGAAGCAATGAAAAAATAACAATGTGAAGACATGCACACCACACTCACCTATCAGGCAAAATCTCATTCTCTTCTGCCGCACCTTCCAGTTTCAGCTCGGCCCTTACTGTGTCCAAATCACACACCTCTTCCTGAAAATAAAGTCACGAAAGTTCAGAGAGATGGTGCAGGTTTACATGAAGAGCGCATCAATTCTTCATGACATAGGCCGGCATTTAAATCCTACCGAATCCAAGTAGAAAACTGAGTAGCAAACAACGCTCCTTGGAGTTCTTTTTTCAGTAGTTTCTTCCGTTTCCTATATATTTAGattatttcaaggaaaaaaagtaaggaaatatatttttacccAATCAATAACTTAGTGCACTCTAACTCAATCCAGAATGTCTAAGGATGTTATTGTGTGAGCACAATATTAAGCATTAAACCATGCTTTCTATTAAACATTGCATACATGACATTTCGTAGGAATTTTTGCTGGATTACATCTGAAACTAGCCAGAGCTGTATGCAATGTAGgaagaaaggaattggccacagtaccccattatctcctggcctaattgcctcatgagtgatactttgttggtgtcacttgtggggtccggacgtgccttcggacagttgactgaacaacaacaattttacTGATTAACTATATGAAAAActtaagaattaaatgtaattataaaaattaagggAACACCCAGATTCCTGGGAGCTCTCAATCTTTACTCCGATGTTCCATCACTGAGTTATATCACTACCTGCTTttaatgtgactattacacttttactacgtcatactactgttgaccaataaaatggtacgaaagaatgtgtttcaaccaatcatggctatttatcgctaaaattttatcactttcctagcattgtttgtttttatcactcccctagcatctgtttctttgtttgctaacatttcaaactgcaaattcttcacggtactatgaaacatgctttgcggtcgtcatttgtttcccgcatagatagtcaactggaaatggcggctccatttaaacgttttggtgaagctggcatttgtgaaatagaatttttaataagtcaattaatacatattttattgcattaaagtattttatttcttctaatatttatatactttcttctgtttttatcacctccctatcatttgtttctttgttggccaacatttcaaactgcaaattctttacggtactttaaaaaatgttttgcaatcatcatttgtttaccctatagatagtcaactgaaaatggcggctccgttcaaatggtTTGGTGAAGTTAAAATTAGGGAAACAgagttttagtaagtcaattaatattttattgtattaaagtactttatttcgtccaatatttatatactttcttctaatagtgtaataggcaattaaatctcactcgagctTCGATTGtctctggataaatcaaaacctttagtgagattactgttgataaagtgtcaatAATACGATGAGATGAAAAAGAGCATTGGAGAAGTTGGAGGGATGTTCTTTATTTTTACCAGCATGGAGAAATGGCTGTCTAAAGCACAGGTACTACACATGTTAAAAGTCATTATATTTTGTTCGTAGGTTGCAACACTCGACGTGCGTCTAGTTTCACAAACATTGCTACTCACGaaataaaatgcaattttcaACACTTCTATCATAAATAACTTCTTTGTAAAAACAGACCTTCCTATAATTCTTGAAATCTTGCATATGTTAAATTTATGCGCCTAACTCTAGCCTTTAATTCCGTGAACGAGCTTATAGATAACATCAGTCATTAAGAGATATTCAAGGTGGTTATTTTATGCGTTTCACACTATATAGCAAGATCTCATTGTTTAAGGCCCAACTGTATAAAACTCcccgactaaagatcaactttgatcgaagatcgaaaagtgaaccgagttcagacacttcttctattgtataaaacttttctgcgatcaaattaccttggttcaaatgcaatctaagttcacgtgaaaaggatttggcaacatcgcataaacaggtgaaatacgtgatgcgcggacaggtttgttcagtgttgccaatctagcgactttaactctttttcaacaatttcttttaatttttatattgcttaaatagggagttagtgacctttttagcaccccatactgacaaaatttaatctttctttgtcgataatgagaaatctagcgactttacaactactttttggcgactttccgtacactctctTGGAGACAGTggtttttgtgcaatgtaaataatggcggacaataagaagaaggtttaCTGTtttccgagttgttatcatgttatggtgtttgatactgctaaacataataaagctttataaaacgacaattttcgtttagtaatacagttaattgaaaatttatgaatgtacctatcatatccattaataattaatggttgttataaagataatataattataggttatgttatttgatactgctgaacacgatagaaccttataaaatataagattgtttgtgtgttaaggcaagaaattgaaagaaatatatataaatgtacctatcatatctattaatattaataataatggatattttatttgcacaatctgtcactcgtatatttcaaacagaaaagaaataactgaacttggatcatctgacttaatcggagaaatttcttcagtcaaagttgactttagtttgagacaaattaatctcagattagattttatacaacacaaaattccaagttcagctgaaacaaggatcaatttaacctctgatctaagattaaatgatttatacaatcaGGCCTAAGAAAAATAACTGTATGGTCACTGAAAGAATATCCTTCAAAACTTAAAGATAAGAGCCATATCGCACTTTGAATTTAGGACATTTTGcaacaaagaaataagaaataaggAACATGCAGGTAGTCTTACTGTCTCCTCTGTAAACCAAAATTCGCTATCACCATAGCTGTACAGAGAAGATTTCTGTGACGAACAGAGTACAAGCTAAACATGAGAAAAAAGAGTCAGCACACACAATGAGCTCAACTCACCTCGGCTTCACACTTAAGTAGGGGAAAATTATTTGgcaatataatttcttcaaattttatcTCTCGATTGTGATCATAGCTGTCGTCCACAGATTCCTCTTTTATCTTAGTCACATGCAGAGCCAATACATTCTCTTCCTGCAGAAAAAAGAGGAATAATCAATGAGTAATATATTCCAATGTAACAGAAGCTAATCACAAGTGTTACGGATTGCACTCTGTGATTACATGCCAGTGCttcaataaaggaaaaaaaaaa includes the following:
- the LOC138691621 gene encoding zinc finger protein 480-like isoform X2 → MDVMKTEPEVDPLTVQSCDDAVKEESSPSPDEENVLALHVTKIKEESVDDSYDHNREIKFEEIILPNNFPLLKCEAEEEVCDLDTVRAELKLEGAAEENEILPDRIVDDVEKNVSQEHNGTDHEEGKLTQCGSNRADYSNISDISYNPTKCTICNEIFATPESLKLHFPLHTNKKLFKCNVCGKSFTRSWNLKVHTRMHTEESPFKCEVCGKSFSDSAVLNRHARKHTGERPFKCNVCGKFFPVSGYLRIHSRLHTGERPFKCDVCGMCFSLKAVLNRHARIHTGERPFKCDVCGKCFAESSNLKTHCRLHTGERPSFKCNECGKYYVELRSLRRHKLLHTAEGPFKCDICGKCFSCKNRLIRHMYLHLDQ